In Haloarcula sp. H-GB4, a single genomic region encodes these proteins:
- a CDS encoding DUF2071 domain-containing protein: MVALRPLQVPLDDVCFCHWPVSEAAVQAAVPDWLTVETTDGDAWVSAVVATVDRVETFGIEVAGPSELLTVRTYVRGPTGQRGVCVLGLFGDDRRTATAVSELFRITVGDAVPRTLPTADRRRVLDAGDRRLFECRYTTDGEPVAIPPDSLASFLVDRQRYFTTGRFGTQLVGSVGHDPWRLDRVDATVTGSMLKLFDISACNSAPLVHHSPGLRVSIAPPVPL, encoded by the coding sequence GTGGTTGCCCTCCGTCCGCTACAGGTCCCGTTAGACGACGTGTGCTTCTGTCACTGGCCGGTCTCCGAAGCAGCGGTGCAGGCGGCAGTCCCCGACTGGCTCACCGTTGAGACGACCGACGGCGACGCCTGGGTGTCGGCCGTTGTGGCAACTGTCGACCGCGTCGAGACGTTTGGTATCGAGGTCGCTGGGCCGTCTGAGTTGCTCACGGTTCGGACCTATGTCCGCGGCCCGACCGGTCAACGCGGGGTCTGCGTGCTCGGGTTGTTCGGTGACGACAGGCGGACGGCGACAGCGGTCTCGGAACTGTTTCGCATCACGGTTGGTGATGCTGTCCCGCGAACGCTCCCGACGGCCGACCGCCGACGTGTCCTCGACGCTGGCGACCGCCGGTTGTTCGAGTGTCGGTACACGACTGATGGTGAACCAGTAGCGATTCCACCGGACTCGCTGGCCTCCTTCCTCGTCGACCGGCAGCGTTACTTCACAACGGGGCGCTTTGGGACACAGCTCGTGGGCAGCGTCGGCCATGACCCGTGGCGACTCGACCGTGTTGACGCAACTGTAACCGGCTCTATGCTCAAATTGTTTGATATATCAGCCTGTAACTCGGCCCCACTGGTCCATCACAGTCCTGGCCTCCGCGTTTCGATTGCCCCACCGGTACCGCTTTAG
- a CDS encoding ABC transporter permease — translation MSEDRPLWRDPRVVVARRDIRSLSREKTIVLALLIQLFVAGFSSFLVVGLTSLYDPSSVAAGEVEMAVTGDAREELEAAAAEQDGTSVTAFENEAAAQRAFDQRQVDAILRGEYVPSTRGPGEQIQVTAVVPEGSIRSTLIVVEVRRVLSGLERQERLERTPYLDKPPVPLPDTVSASQYFGFTYTILIPLLLFLPPFISGSVAVDTVTEEIERGTMELLRVAPVSLLDIIDGKALGMVLLAPAQALMWLALLSTNGIAVSNPAAILLFITAVTVVVVTLGVVLGITLQNRRPAQLLFSVLTLVLFGGAVLLPEHPATTVAKLAVDSPTLLTYSHVGGAVLLAVAGYAAARVYIGRFAAESL, via the coding sequence TTGTCTGAGGACCGCCCCCTCTGGCGCGACCCACGGGTCGTCGTGGCCCGGCGGGACATCCGGTCGCTCTCCCGCGAGAAAACGATCGTGCTGGCGTTGCTCATTCAGCTATTCGTCGCGGGGTTCTCATCGTTCCTCGTCGTCGGTCTCACGTCGCTGTACGACCCAAGCTCGGTCGCAGCCGGTGAGGTGGAGATGGCCGTCACCGGCGATGCCCGCGAGGAACTGGAGGCCGCGGCCGCTGAACAGGACGGGACCAGCGTCACGGCCTTCGAAAACGAGGCCGCCGCACAGCGGGCGTTCGACCAGCGTCAGGTAGATGCAATACTGCGCGGTGAGTACGTGCCGTCGACACGCGGGCCGGGGGAGCAGATACAGGTCACTGCCGTTGTCCCCGAGGGAAGCATCCGGTCGACGCTCATCGTCGTCGAAGTACGCCGGGTCCTCAGCGGCTTAGAGCGCCAGGAGCGACTGGAGCGGACGCCGTATCTTGACAAACCGCCCGTACCGCTCCCAGACACTGTCAGCGCGAGCCAGTACTTCGGGTTCACCTACACCATCCTGATTCCGCTGTTGCTGTTCCTCCCGCCGTTCATCAGCGGCTCGGTGGCCGTCGACACCGTCACCGAGGAGATCGAGCGCGGGACGATGGAACTGCTCCGTGTGGCCCCGGTGTCGCTGCTTGACATCATCGACGGGAAGGCGCTCGGGATGGTGTTGCTTGCCCCCGCACAGGCGCTCATGTGGCTTGCGCTGCTGTCGACGAACGGTATCGCCGTCTCGAACCCGGCGGCGATTCTGCTATTCATCACGGCAGTCACCGTCGTCGTTGTGACGCTCGGGGTCGTGCTGGGCATCACGCTCCAGAACCGTCGCCCGGCGCAGCTGCTGTTCTCGGTGCTTACCCTCGTGCTCTTTGGCGGAGCCGTGCTCCTCCCGGAACACCCGGCAACGACGGTGGCGAAGCTTGCGGTCGATAGTCCAACCCTACTGACCTACAGCCACGTCGGCGGGGCGGTCCTGCTTGCGGTCGCCGGCTACGCCGCCGCCAGAGTGTACATCGGGCGATTCGCAGCTGAGTCACTGTAA
- a CDS encoding macro domain-containing protein, protein MEFEVIQGDIAAQSADALVNAANTSLRMGSGVAGALKRAAGSGLNDEAVAKGPVNLGGVATTDAYDLNAEYVIHAAAMPPGGQSTAESIRNATRNALTEADALDCESVVFPAIGCGIAGFDFEEGISIICAVIDEYQPDSMTDVRLIAYSDDDFEGMQRVAAGVRD, encoded by the coding sequence ATGGAGTTCGAGGTAATCCAGGGCGACATCGCTGCACAGTCGGCGGACGCACTGGTCAACGCGGCGAACACCAGCCTACGAATGGGCTCCGGCGTTGCCGGAGCGCTCAAGCGCGCAGCTGGGTCGGGCCTGAACGACGAGGCCGTCGCGAAAGGGCCGGTCAACCTCGGTGGTGTTGCCACGACCGACGCCTATGACCTCAACGCTGAGTACGTCATCCACGCCGCCGCGATGCCACCGGGCGGCCAGTCGACTGCCGAGAGCATCCGGAACGCAACCCGAAACGCACTGACGGAGGCGGACGCGCTGGACTGTGAGTCAGTCGTTTTCCCGGCCATCGGGTGTGGCATCGCTGGCTTCGACTTCGAGGAGGGGATCAGCATCATCTGCGCTGTTATCGACGAGTACCAGCCTGACTCCATGACAGACGTGCGACTCATCGCCTACTCCGACGACGACTTCGAAGGGATGCAACGAGTCGCGGCTGGCGTTCGCGACTGA
- a CDS encoding TMEM165/GDT1 family protein, translating into MSDATWLTVVAIAAGAQLAVLPGEKVQFIIAGLSTRFNPFLVVSAAGTAFAGWTALEIWFGSAITSVLPGIVLESLTAGMFLLFAILLLRSAPAAGAEQQEPASGFTTDGGQLDVRVPVVDWQVPNKLGGFLPIFAMMAFGEFGDKTQLITITLAAQYSAHASAIWTGEMLAIIPVSLANALFFHRFAHRFNLRKAHFVGAGLFLFFAADFALSVTMGISLWETMVSSIAAQMGA; encoded by the coding sequence GTGAGCGACGCGACGTGGCTGACGGTGGTGGCAATAGCAGCCGGTGCACAGCTTGCGGTCCTTCCCGGCGAGAAAGTTCAGTTCATCATTGCCGGCCTGTCGACCCGGTTCAATCCGTTCCTCGTTGTCAGTGCCGCGGGCACCGCCTTCGCCGGCTGGACGGCGCTTGAGATCTGGTTCGGCTCCGCAATCACGTCTGTACTGCCGGGAATCGTCCTCGAAAGCCTCACCGCCGGAATGTTCCTGCTGTTCGCGATACTACTGCTCCGCAGCGCCCCGGCAGCCGGTGCAGAGCAACAGGAGCCCGCGTCCGGCTTCACCACTGACGGCGGACAGCTAGACGTTCGCGTTCCCGTTGTCGACTGGCAAGTGCCGAACAAACTCGGCGGCTTCCTGCCCATCTTCGCGATGATGGCCTTCGGCGAGTTCGGCGATAAGACCCAGCTCATTACAATCACGCTCGCCGCCCAGTACAGCGCCCACGCCAGCGCTATCTGGACCGGTGAGATGCTCGCCATCATTCCAGTGAGCCTCGCCAACGCGCTGTTCTTCCACCGGTTCGCCCACCGTTTCAACCTGCGGAAAGCGCACTTCGTCGGCGCAGGGCTGTTCCTGTTTTTCGCCGCGGACTTCGCCCTGAGCGTGACGATGGGAATCTCGCTGTGGGAAACGATGGTCTCGTCCATCGCGGCGCAGATGGGTGCCTGA
- a CDS encoding metal ABC transporter ATP-binding protein, which translates to MTTRSSHRDGADEATTESNESGPSVVELADVSFGYTSTPVVEDISVSIDAGEYVAVVGPNGSGKSTLMQLLLGLLEPDSGTAELFGVDATAFDDGARVGYVAQRAGTTREMPITVREVVKMGRFPHVGFGRLSAADWRIVDRAIDTVGMSAFADRRITQLSGGQRQRAFIARALAGEADLLVLDEPTVGVDTESVDAFYGLLESLHDNGITVLLIEHDLQAVTEHAERVICLNREIYFDGPSAEFTDSAALSRAFGTGARSLTGGNG; encoded by the coding sequence ATGACAACGCGTTCATCCCACCGAGACGGTGCTGACGAAGCAACGACCGAATCAAACGAGAGCGGGCCCTCCGTCGTTGAGCTCGCAGACGTGTCGTTCGGGTACACGTCCACGCCCGTTGTCGAAGATATCAGTGTCAGTATCGATGCCGGAGAGTACGTCGCCGTGGTCGGCCCAAACGGGTCCGGCAAGTCGACGCTCATGCAGTTGCTGCTCGGGCTTCTGGAACCGGACAGCGGGACAGCAGAGCTGTTTGGCGTCGACGCGACGGCGTTCGACGACGGTGCCAGAGTTGGCTACGTCGCACAGCGTGCCGGGACGACCCGGGAGATGCCCATAACCGTCCGCGAAGTGGTCAAGATGGGCCGGTTCCCACACGTCGGGTTTGGGCGTCTCTCCGCGGCCGATTGGCGTATCGTCGATAGAGCCATCGACACGGTCGGGATGTCGGCGTTCGCCGACCGGCGAATCACCCAGCTTTCCGGCGGGCAGCGCCAGCGCGCGTTCATCGCCCGGGCGCTGGCGGGTGAGGCCGACCTGCTCGTGCTGGATGAGCCGACTGTCGGCGTGGACACGGAATCGGTTGACGCCTTCTACGGACTGCTCGAATCGCTCCACGACAACGGTATTACCGTCCTGCTCATCGAACACGACCTCCAAGCCGTCACTGAACACGCGGAGCGTGTCATCTGCCTGAACCGCGAAATATACTTCGACGGGCCGTCGGCGGAATTCACTGACAGCGCGGCGCTGTCCAGAGCGTTCGGGACAGGTGCGCGGTCGCTGACCGGAGGCAACGGATGA
- a CDS encoding response regulator, whose protein sequence is MTSETNIRTLVVDDSDFFAEMTADTLTQQHGIESVAANSAAEALERLDGGGFDCVVSDYEMPEMDGLELLEEIRETNPSIPFILLTGRGDEETASAAIAAGVADYLLKLEVVEDKQYGRLANRIQNVVSQERTRKKFESLVSDSPDGIVHLTTDGTILSVNPSMARRLSADPDALVGQKLSAVMDSEAASQRLEAGKSAVENGTATRSEDAVGGRHYHNQYIPVDSHRKSDTFQLVSRDITERVERQRELERQNERLEEFASVVSHDLRNPLNVAQGAVDLLTEPDDSEEAELVAKIDRSLDRMGCIIEDVLTLARQGQTVSDPQETELSTLASTAWTWIEAEQASMSVESSTKLAADSGRVQDLLANLFRNAIEHNDGDVEIMVGLLDSGDGFYIADNGEGVEGDADDVFEMGYSSTKDGTGFGLAIVEQVAEAHDWEVSLVESDSGGARFEVTGVELYN, encoded by the coding sequence ATGACATCTGAAACTAATATACGAACGCTTGTTGTTGACGACAGCGATTTTTTCGCGGAGATGACCGCTGATACGCTCACGCAACAACACGGCATTGAGTCCGTCGCGGCAAACAGCGCTGCGGAAGCGCTGGAACGGCTCGACGGGGGCGGGTTCGACTGCGTCGTCAGTGACTACGAAATGCCCGAAATGGACGGGCTGGAACTCCTTGAGGAGATCAGAGAGACAAACCCGTCTATCCCGTTCATCCTACTGACCGGGCGTGGGGACGAAGAGACGGCGAGCGCTGCTATTGCGGCGGGCGTCGCCGATTACCTCCTGAAGCTCGAAGTCGTCGAAGACAAACAGTACGGTCGGCTGGCAAACCGGATCCAAAACGTCGTTTCGCAGGAACGTACCCGCAAGAAGTTCGAGTCACTTGTTTCGGACTCACCGGACGGTATCGTCCACCTGACGACGGACGGAACCATCCTCTCAGTGAATCCCTCGATGGCACGCAGACTGAGTGCCGACCCTGATGCGCTCGTCGGCCAGAAACTGAGCGCAGTGATGGACAGCGAGGCGGCCAGCCAGCGTCTCGAAGCCGGGAAAAGCGCGGTCGAAAACGGGACCGCGACACGCTCTGAGGACGCCGTCGGCGGCCGACATTATCACAATCAGTATATCCCCGTCGACAGCCATCGCAAGTCAGATACCTTCCAACTGGTCTCACGCGATATCACTGAACGTGTCGAACGCCAGCGCGAACTGGAACGCCAGAACGAGCGACTCGAAGAGTTCGCTAGCGTCGTCAGTCACGACCTGCGGAACCCGCTGAACGTCGCTCAGGGCGCTGTTGACCTGCTCACGGAGCCAGACGATAGCGAGGAGGCCGAACTGGTCGCCAAGATCGACCGGTCGCTGGACCGGATGGGCTGTATCATTGAGGACGTACTCACGCTGGCACGGCAAGGCCAGACAGTCAGTGACCCACAGGAGACGGAGCTGTCAACGCTGGCGTCGACCGCGTGGACTTGGATCGAGGCGGAACAGGCCTCCATGTCGGTCGAATCGAGTACGAAACTCGCCGCCGACAGCGGGCGCGTCCAAGACCTGCTGGCGAACCTGTTTCGGAACGCCATTGAACACAACGACGGCGACGTCGAAATAATGGTCGGACTACTGGACTCCGGCGACGGCTTCTACATCGCAGACAACGGCGAAGGTGTCGAAGGCGACGCTGATGACGTGTTCGAGATGGGCTATTCCTCGACGAAGGACGGGACTGGATTCGGTCTAGCTATCGTCGAGCAAGTGGCTGAGGCCCACGACTGGGAAGTGTCACTGGTCGAGAGCGACAGCGGCGGGGCGCGATTTGAAGTGACAGGCGTCGAACTGTACAACTGA
- a CDS encoding MTH865 family protein translates to MVDKEDLRSQFVDAFGEADYPISSPMDLVPALPGGPSTKFESGDFSMTAMELNTKLNGEFPYESVDDFVDDVMASLEDQDLI, encoded by the coding sequence ATGGTTGACAAAGAAGACCTCCGCTCACAGTTCGTTGATGCGTTCGGGGAAGCAGACTATCCGATTTCCAGTCCGATGGACCTCGTCCCAGCACTTCCGGGCGGCCCGTCGACGAAGTTCGAGTCTGGCGACTTCTCGATGACAGCGATGGAACTGAACACGAAGCTCAACGGGGAGTTCCCATACGAGAGTGTCGACGACTTCGTCGACGACGTCATGGCTTCGCTCGAAGATCAGGATCTCATCTGA
- a CDS encoding DJ-1/PfpI family protein, with amino-acid sequence MGKDILMIAGDFVEDYEIMVPFQALQMVGHEVDAVCPDKAAEETVKTAIHDFRGDQTYMESRGHDFVLNATMADVTPSDYDALVVPGGRAPEYLRTYDEVLDAVQHFFAEDKPVAALCHGPQILAAADVLDGYEMTSYPACRAECEAGGCSWVDEVVTDGNLVTGQAWPDHPEWLAQFMALLGDEVSHGEPIPADD; translated from the coding sequence ATGGGCAAAGACATCCTCATGATCGCCGGCGATTTCGTCGAAGACTACGAAATAATGGTGCCGTTCCAGGCGCTGCAGATGGTTGGCCACGAGGTCGACGCGGTATGTCCCGACAAAGCGGCCGAAGAGACAGTCAAGACAGCGATACACGACTTCCGCGGCGACCAGACCTACATGGAGTCCCGCGGCCACGACTTCGTCCTGAACGCGACGATGGCCGACGTGACACCCAGCGACTACGACGCACTCGTCGTCCCCGGCGGTCGCGCCCCCGAGTATCTCCGGACGTATGACGAGGTGCTAGACGCGGTACAGCACTTCTTTGCAGAGGACAAACCGGTCGCAGCGTTGTGTCACGGGCCGCAGATTCTCGCCGCCGCCGACGTACTGGACGGCTACGAGATGACGTCGTACCCGGCCTGTCGCGCCGAGTGTGAGGCTGGCGGGTGTTCGTGGGTCGACGAGGTGGTCACCGACGGCAACCTCGTCACCGGGCAGGCCTGGCCCGACCACCCCGAGTGGCTTGCGCAGTTCATGGCCCTGCTCGGCGACGAGGTGTCCCACGGCGAGCCGATTCCCGCTGACGACTGA
- a CDS encoding zinc ribbon domain-containing protein, with amino-acid sequence MPSNTSPQDGDRGCPKCGHTGTDVGSISTTGGGLSKMFDIQTNQFQVVTCTNCGYSELYRDTGSGGSDLADIFLG; translated from the coding sequence ATGCCCTCCAACACTTCACCACAGGACGGCGACCGCGGCTGTCCGAAGTGTGGTCACACCGGCACTGACGTGGGTAGCATCTCGACCACGGGCGGCGGCCTCTCGAAGATGTTCGATATTCAGACCAACCAGTTTCAGGTCGTCACGTGTACAAACTGCGGCTACTCGGAGCTGTACCGTGACACCGGGTCTGGCGGGAGCGACCTGGCAGACATCTTCCTCGGCTAA
- a CDS encoding HAD-IIA family hydrolase translates to MTVSGAIIDLDGTVYHGDTLLPGAASAIDVFRECGLGICFFSNNPIHDGSEYVERLRGMGVDAREGEACSSGVVTREYLNTSHAGDDVFVIGSDPLRNMVMGTEAQLVEDPAETDVLLASWTDGFHYHDMVDALRAVDDDTVFLGTDPDRTFPGEDGAPVPGSGAIINAVAGVIERDPDRILGKPSEIAVQAALERLDCAPAECVIVGDRLETDIAMGERNGMTTVLVRTGVSNEKSLERSAVTPDYVIDSLGDIEEVLASLDA, encoded by the coding sequence ATGACAGTTTCGGGGGCTATCATCGACCTGGACGGAACGGTATACCACGGAGACACGCTGTTGCCGGGTGCGGCGTCGGCAATTGATGTGTTCAGAGAGTGCGGCCTGGGAATCTGCTTCTTCTCGAACAACCCTATCCACGACGGGAGCGAGTACGTCGAACGACTACGGGGGATGGGTGTCGACGCCCGCGAGGGCGAGGCCTGTTCCTCCGGCGTCGTCACTCGCGAGTACCTCAACACGTCCCATGCGGGTGACGACGTGTTCGTCATCGGGAGTGACCCGCTCCGCAATATGGTCATGGGGACAGAGGCACAACTGGTCGAAGACCCTGCCGAGACTGACGTGTTACTGGCCTCCTGGACGGACGGCTTCCACTACCACGACATGGTCGACGCGCTTCGGGCCGTCGACGACGACACCGTCTTCCTCGGGACTGACCCGGACCGGACGTTCCCTGGAGAAGACGGCGCCCCCGTCCCCGGTTCCGGGGCGATAATCAACGCCGTCGCCGGCGTCATCGAGCGGGATCCAGACCGGATACTCGGTAAACCATCAGAGATTGCCGTTCAGGCGGCGCTGGAACGGCTGGACTGTGCCCCGGCAGAGTGTGTTATCGTCGGCGACCGACTGGAGACAGATATCGCGATGGGCGAGCGGAACGGGATGACGACCGTTCTCGTCCGGACTGGCGTCTCCAACGAGAAGTCGCTGGAGCGGAGCGCTGTGACGCCCGACTACGTCATCGACTCGCTGGGGGACATCGAAGAAGTGCTGGCGTCGCTCGACGCGTGA
- a CDS encoding YqjF family protein produces MDLLTMTWRDVGFMHWPVEPDSVQRTLPDGLDVDTYDGQAWLSVVPFQMADIRPRGSPIGRSFGELNLRTYVIADGTPGVYFYNLDADDRLSVTLARRLFQLSYYQASMQVRTGGDSVEFRSRRTSSRAPSADFHATYEPTEPPSTPEPGSVESFLVERYRFYAASDNGTVYYADIDHEPWPLQRGQADIQTNGLFAASGFDRPDGDPLVHYCAEIPVTAGRLHRLDGVAQYTD; encoded by the coding sequence ATGGACCTGCTGACGATGACATGGCGGGACGTGGGGTTCATGCACTGGCCAGTCGAGCCTGACAGTGTCCAGAGGACACTGCCGGACGGGCTCGATGTCGACACGTACGACGGGCAGGCCTGGCTCAGTGTGGTCCCATTCCAGATGGCGGACATCAGACCGCGCGGCAGTCCGATCGGGCGGTCCTTCGGCGAGCTAAATCTCCGGACCTACGTGATCGCCGACGGGACGCCGGGGGTGTACTTCTACAACCTTGACGCCGACGACCGTCTCAGCGTGACGCTGGCCCGGCGGCTGTTCCAGTTGTCCTACTACCAAGCGTCGATGCAGGTCCGGACAGGCGGCGACAGCGTCGAGTTCCGGAGCCGTCGAACCAGTTCACGGGCACCGTCGGCGGATTTCCACGCCACCTACGAGCCGACTGAGCCGCCGTCGACACCCGAACCGGGCTCTGTGGAGTCGTTCCTGGTGGAGCGGTACCGCTTCTACGCCGCGAGTGACAACGGGACGGTGTATTACGCCGACATCGACCACGAACCGTGGCCGCTCCAGCGTGGACAGGCAGATATCCAGACAAACGGTCTGTTCGCCGCGTCGGGGTTCGACAGACCCGACGGCGACCCACTCGTCCACTACTGCGCCGAGATTCCGGTGACTGCGGGGCGGCTCCACCGGCTTGACGGGGTCGCCCAGTACACTGATTAG
- a CDS encoding metal ABC transporter permease has protein sequence MTLAVAAGGVYEAFVPILELWYLLLTQLYHLTGLELINPEYTFMYRAILVGLCVGVIAPLIGTFLVHRQLALIGDALAHTAFAGVAVGLFLNAVLELSISPYLTAVVVAVIAALLIELISEATDAYNDVSMAIVLSTGFALGTVLISLNAGGLAVGINQYLFGNLSTVSAENAVIMLGLFSVIVATVALTRNQLLYVTFDETAAAVSGLPVAWYNRIMVMLTALVVVGAMQIMGVILVAAMLVVPVAGATQVSRSFSESLLVSIVLAELAVLIGIGISYYAGATAGGVIVLVAVGIYVLSVLAGKVRQTGAPDETRELDSISQD, from the coding sequence ATGACGCTCGCGGTTGCCGCCGGCGGTGTCTACGAGGCGTTCGTCCCGATCCTGGAACTGTGGTACTTGCTCCTGACACAGCTCTACCATCTGACCGGGCTGGAGCTCATCAACCCCGAGTACACATTCATGTACCGGGCGATACTGGTCGGGCTGTGCGTCGGCGTCATCGCGCCGCTTATCGGGACCTTTCTCGTCCACCGCCAGCTCGCCCTCATCGGGGACGCACTTGCCCACACGGCCTTTGCCGGCGTCGCTGTCGGGCTGTTTCTCAATGCCGTTCTTGAACTGAGCATTTCGCCGTACCTCACCGCCGTCGTCGTGGCCGTTATCGCGGCGTTGCTCATCGAACTCATCTCTGAGGCAACCGACGCCTACAACGACGTGTCGATGGCGATTGTCCTCTCGACGGGGTTCGCGCTGGGAACAGTCCTCATCAGCCTCAACGCTGGCGGTCTGGCCGTCGGTATCAATCAGTACCTCTTTGGTAACCTCTCGACGGTGTCCGCCGAGAACGCGGTCATCATGCTCGGACTGTTCAGCGTCATCGTCGCAACGGTTGCACTCACCCGCAACCAGTTGCTGTACGTCACGTTCGACGAGACCGCCGCCGCCGTCTCCGGACTGCCGGTCGCCTGGTACAACCGGATTATGGTGATGCTGACGGCGCTCGTCGTCGTCGGTGCGATGCAGATCATGGGCGTCATTCTCGTCGCGGCCATGCTGGTCGTCCCGGTCGCCGGCGCGACGCAGGTGTCCCGGAGCTTCTCGGAATCGCTGCTAGTTTCGATTGTACTGGCCGAACTGGCCGTCCTGATCGGCATCGGTATCTCGTACTACGCCGGTGCGACAGCCGGCGGCGTCATCGTTCTCGTCGCAGTGGGGATCTACGTCCTCTCGGTCCTTGCCGGGAAAGTCCGACAGACGGGCGCTCCGGATGAGACGCGGGAACTCGACAGCATCAGTCAGGACTGA
- a CDS encoding aldo/keto reductase, with protein sequence MEYTTLGSTGMEVSRLCLGCMSFGTSEWRDWVLDEDESREVIERAIDLGINFFDSANMYSMGESERVLGTVLDDYDRDGQVVATKGYFQMDEDNPNSGGLSRKAIEQELSNSLDRLGMDTVDLYQIHRWDYDTPIEQTLRALDDAVRRGQARYVGASSMWTHQFADALRTSEREGLERFETMQNHYNLLYREEEREMLPLCDKENVGVIPWSPLARGYLTRPHEQVEETVRGETDDYAREHPYYEGNGREVNERVQELADEYDASMAQIALAWVLDKEWVDAPIIGTSSLEHLEEAVAALEIDLSESDVEWLEAPYEPVRVSGHE encoded by the coding sequence ATGGAGTACACGACACTCGGGTCGACTGGCATGGAGGTCAGCCGGCTCTGTCTGGGCTGTATGAGCTTCGGAACCTCGGAGTGGCGCGACTGGGTGCTCGACGAAGACGAGAGTCGCGAGGTTATCGAGCGGGCCATCGACCTCGGCATCAACTTCTTTGACTCGGCCAATATGTACTCGATGGGCGAGTCCGAGCGCGTCCTCGGGACCGTCCTCGACGACTACGACCGCGACGGGCAGGTCGTGGCGACGAAAGGGTACTTCCAGATGGACGAGGACAACCCCAACTCCGGGGGGCTCTCGCGGAAAGCCATCGAGCAGGAACTGTCGAACTCGCTGGACAGGCTCGGAATGGACACCGTCGACCTCTATCAGATCCACCGCTGGGATTACGACACGCCCATCGAGCAGACGCTCCGGGCGCTGGACGACGCCGTCAGACGGGGCCAGGCGCGCTACGTCGGCGCGTCGTCGATGTGGACCCACCAGTTCGCAGACGCGCTTCGGACGAGCGAACGCGAGGGGCTGGAACGGTTCGAGACGATGCAGAACCACTATAATCTGCTGTACCGCGAGGAGGAGCGCGAGATGCTGCCGCTGTGTGACAAAGAGAACGTCGGCGTCATCCCGTGGAGTCCGCTGGCCCGGGGCTATCTCACCCGTCCACACGAGCAGGTCGAGGAGACGGTCCGAGGTGAGACGGACGATTACGCCCGCGAACACCCCTACTACGAGGGCAACGGCCGTGAGGTCAACGAGCGCGTGCAGGAACTGGCCGACGAGTACGACGCCTCAATGGCACAGATAGCGCTGGCCTGGGTGCTCGACAAGGAGTGGGTTGACGCACCGATTATCGGCACGAGTAGCCTCGAACACCTTGAAGAAGCCGTGGCGGCGCTCGAAATAGACCTCTCGGAGAGCGACGTGGAGTGGCTGGAAGCCCCCTACGAGCCAGTTCGGGTATCAGGCCACGAGTAA
- a CDS encoding metal-dependent transcriptional regulator, translating into MLSAKMEDYLKAIYRLERDGDPPIAPSTIAEMLDVTAPTVTSMVEKLADRGLIEREKYKGVQTTPEGETVALEIIRHHRLLETFLTEQLGYDWAEVHEEAEVLEHHISEEFERRVAAVLDEPEFDPHGDPIPSDSLDPIDDDSATALSEHGEGGRLEVARVRDRDPDELTYLSDAGITPGTVLTVEEVAPIGMVTVQLESGSSVSLPDHIADAIQVRAPDTQGEDGVSQA; encoded by the coding sequence ATGCTGAGTGCCAAGATGGAGGATTATTTGAAGGCCATCTATCGCCTTGAGCGGGACGGCGACCCGCCGATTGCTCCGTCTACTATCGCCGAGATGCTGGACGTTACGGCACCGACGGTCACCAGTATGGTCGAGAAGCTGGCTGACCGCGGGCTGATCGAGCGCGAGAAGTACAAGGGCGTGCAGACAACGCCGGAAGGCGAGACGGTAGCGCTGGAGATTATCCGCCACCATCGCCTGCTTGAGACGTTTCTCACCGAGCAGTTGGGGTACGACTGGGCCGAGGTCCACGAGGAAGCGGAGGTCCTCGAACACCACATCAGCGAGGAGTTCGAGCGCCGGGTCGCGGCTGTCCTCGACGAACCGGAGTTCGATCCTCACGGGGACCCGATTCCCAGCGACTCGCTGGACCCCATCGACGACGACTCCGCGACGGCGCTGTCAGAACACGGCGAAGGGGGGCGACTTGAAGTTGCACGAGTCCGGGACCGTGATCCCGACGAACTCACGTATCTCTCCGACGCCGGCATCACGCCGGGGACCGTGCTGACTGTCGAGGAAGTCGCTCCCATCGGGATGGTGACGGTCCAGCTAGAGAGCGGGTCGTCGGTGTCGCTCCCGGACCACATCGCCGATGCGATTCAGGTCCGCGCACCGGATACGCAGGGCGAAGACGGAGTGAGCCAGGCGTGA